A genomic stretch from Setaria viridis chromosome 1, Setaria_viridis_v4.0, whole genome shotgun sequence includes:
- the LOC117838574 gene encoding lysine-specific histone demethylase 1 homolog 1, protein MEEGSEAQPPHPPNAEAVEQPPPVPMDQDEGREAAAEPMEDGEAATADASEAADPMEDGEAAGDSAAAAEPMEDDAPTSSPTPSAPSATAAVDDSTIARKRRRRKKQFPGMIPTAGVRVLRGSSSSYTHNASHLTGVPRRRGRPPTSSSLRLARELDSEALIALAAGFPADSLSEDEIAASVLPRIGGAEQSNYLVVRNHIVALWRSNPLSPVAANAALASIRSEHAPLVAAAHSFLSEHAYINFGLAPAVLSLPPRPPPSFPPPSVLIVGAGLAGLGAARHLIALGFKVAVIEGRLRPGGRVFTKTMRSSAAEYPDTVAAADLGGSVLTGINGNPLGVIARQLGFPLHKVRDKCPLYLPDGRPVDPDMDARVEAAFNQLLDKVCQLRQVIADGVPHGVDLSLGMALEAFRAAHGVAAEHEERMLLDWHLANLEYANAAPLADLSMAFWDQDDPYEMGGDHCFIPGGNSQFVRALADGIPIFYGQNVRRIRYGCDGVMVHTDKQSFRGDMVLCTVPLGVLKKGNIKFVPELPAQKKEAIQRLGFGLLNKVVMLFPYDFWDGRIDTFGHLTEDSGQRGEFFLFYSYSSVSGGPLLIALVAGESAVKFEQASPMENVEKVLETLRKIFSPKGIEVPNPLQAICTRWGTDSFTYGSYSYVAIGASGDDYDILAESVHDRVFFAGEATNRRYPATMHGALLSGYREAANILRAARRRAKKVDSPEKMDINVEVKVDANGEVKGNVKDIDSNIDLDDLFRSPDAAFGGFSVLHDPSTSEPDSISLLRVGIGARKLGSGSLFLYGLIMRKNVAVLAAVEGDERRLSTMYRDFGTRLVGLDSLGDAGESLISRIKAAARKQYKKYAWMVNSHL, encoded by the coding sequence ATGGAGGAAGGCAGCGAGGCGCAGCCGCCGCACCCACCCAACGCCGAAGCCGTGGAGCAGCCACCCCCCGTCCCAATGGACCAAGACGAGGGCCGGGAAGCAGCCGCGGAACCCATGGAGGACGGAGAAGCCGCCACCGCAGATGCCTCCGAGGCTGCGGATCCCATGGAGGACGGGGAAGCGGCAGGAGactccgcggcggccgcggagcccATGGAGGACGACGCGCCCACGTCCTCCCCGACCCCGTCGGCGCCATCCGCCACCGCGGCCGTCGACGACTCCACCATCGCGCGGAAGCGCCGCCGGCGGAAGAAGCAGTTCCCTGGTATGATTCCCACGGCCGGCGTCCGCGTCCTCCGtggatcctcctcctcctacacCCACAACGCGTCGCATCTGACcggcgtcccgcgccgccgggggCGGCCCCCGACCTCCTCttccctccgcctcgcccgggAGCTCGACTCCGAGGCCCTCATCGCTCTCGCCGCGGGGTTCCCTGCGGACTCCCTCTCCGAGGACGAGATCGCGGCCTCCGTGCTCCCACGCATTGGCGGCGCCGAGCAGTCCAACTACCTCGTCGTTCGCAACCACATCGTCGCGCTCTGGCGCTCTAATCCCCTTTCCCCCGTCGCAGCCAACGCCGCGCTTGCTTCCATTCGCTCTGAGCACGCGCCCCTTGTTGCCGCGGCGCATTCCTTCCTGTCCGAGCACGCTTACATCAATTTTGGCCTTGCCCCCGCTGTCCTCTCGCTtcccccacggcctcctccctcctttcCTCCCCCATCCGTCCTCATTGTTGGTGCTGGCCTTGCCGGTCTCGGCGCCGCACGCCACCTCATAGCATTAGGCTTCAAGGTGGCCGTCATTGAAGGTCGGCTCCGTCCGGGCGGCCGTGTGTTTACCAAGACAATGCGTTCTTCTGCTGCAGAGTATCCTGacactgttgctgctgctgatctTGGAGGCAGCGTGCTCACCGGAATCAATGGGAATCCCCTTGGTGTCATTGCACGGCAGCTTGGATTCCCGCTCCACAAGGTGCGGGACAAATGCCCACTGTATCTCCCAGATGGCCGCCCAGTTGACCCTGACATGGATGCTCGTGTTGAGGCTGCTTTTAACCAGCTTCTGGACAAGGTTTGCCAGTTGAGGCAGGTGATTGCAGATGGTGTACCACATGGTGTTGATTTGTCCCTAGGCATGGCACTTGAGGCATTCCGAGCAGCGCATGGTGTTGCTGCTGAGCATGAAGAAAGGATGCTTCTGGACTGGCATCTGGCAAACCTGGAGTATGCTAACGCTGCCCCTCTTGCTGATCTCTCCATGGCCTTCTGGGACCAGGATGATCCATATGAAATGGGCGGAGATCACTGCTTTATTCCTGGTGGAAATTCTCAGTTTGTCCGTGCACTTGCTGATGGCATCCCAATATTCTATGGACAGAATGTGCGAAGGATACGGTATGGGTGTGATGGTGTGATGGTGCACACTGATAAGCAGTCGTTCCGTGGTGATATGGTGCTCTGTACAGTTCCTCTTGGCGTGCTCAAGAAGGGTAACATCAAGTTTGTGCCTGAGCTGCCAGCTCAGAAGAAAGAGGCCATCCAAAGATTGGGTTTTGGTCTGCTCAACAAGGTTGTGATGTTGTTCCCTTATGATTTCTGGGATGGTAGGATTGATACATTTGGTCACTTGACAGAAGACTCTGGTCAGCGTGGCGAGTTCTTCCTGTTCTACAGCTATTCTTCTGTCTCAGGAGGGCCATTGCTCATTGCCCTTGTTGCTGGGGAATCTGCAGTCAAGTTTGAGCAGGCTTCACCAATGGAAAATGTTGAGAAGGTGCTGGAAACACTTAGGAAAATCTTTTCACCCAAGGGGATCGAAGTTCCAAACCCATTGCAAGCAATATGCACTCGATGGGGCACTGACAGCTTTACTTATGGATCATACTCATATGTGGCTATTGGCGCTTCTGGTGATGACTATGACATTTTGGCTGAGAGTGTGCATGATAGAGTTTTCTTTGCTGGGGAGGCAACAAACAGACGGTATCCCGCTACAATGCACGGAGCCCTGCTTAGTGGGTATAGGGAGGCTGCTAACATTTTAAGAGCAGCTAGAAGGAGAGCTAAAAAGGTGGACTCTCCTGAGAAAATGGATATTAATGTTGAAGTAAAAGTGGATGCCAACGGTGAAGTCAAAGGCAATGTTAAAGATATAGATAGCAACATTGATTTGGATGATCTCTTCCGTTCTCCTGATGCTGCATTTGGGGGGTTCTCAGTTCTCCATGACCCATCTACCTCTGAACCCGATTCAATTTCCTTGCTGCGTGTTGGAATTGGTGCTAGAAAGTTAGGTTCTGGTTCACTTTTCCTCTATGGATTAATAATGCGAAAGAATGTAGCTGTGTTGGCTGCAGTTGAGGGTGATGAACGACGGTTGAGTACAATGTACCGAGATTTTGGGACAAGACTTGTGGGATTGGATAGCTTGGGTGATGCTGGAGAAAGCCTTATCTCTCGGATAAAGGCTGCTGCTAGGAAACAATACAAAAAGTATGCTTGGATGGTCAACTCTCACCTGTAA
- the LOC117838599 gene encoding probable RNA-binding protein ARP1 isoform X2: MAAASSSSSGAGGSPAHAPPGGGGGGGGGSGGGAPYHNRSRFGDTTLTKVFVGGLAWETPSDGLRQHFEAYGEILEAVVITDRETGRSKGYGFVIFRHPDSAARAVQNPNPVIAGRRANCNIAAFGPPRPAAQARGRGGGGGGARGPHMQDQPQLGPPYRVPSQMTPPHGAAVFYHPQYGYWYPPDYPFQQALYNPQVLQHYYPQMYGPTSPSGPPYQYMGYMPGGPSPRTGFSSSMQQPARPPFFQQPTAQMEGSFPSGSSLPPNFRLQLPPHTVSRESDDASGSQSAPPTSSAEATSTNNQEASGPVTSNSDANTSN; the protein is encoded by the exons ATGGCTGCGGCTTCATCGTCCTCCTCTGGCGCCGGCGGGTCCCCGGCCCACGCGcccccgggcggcggcggtggtggcggcgggggttCCGGGGGCGGGGCCCCGTACCACAACCGGTCGCGGTTCGGCGACACGACGCTGACCAAGGTGTTTGTGGGCGGCCTGGCGTGGGAGACGCCGTCCGACGGGCTGCGCCAGCACTTCGAGGCCTACGGCGAGATACTCGAGGCCGTCGTCATCACCGATCGCGAGACCGGCCGCTCCAAGGGCTACGGCTTC GTGATCTTCCGGCACCCTGACTCGGCGGCGCGGGCTGTGCAGAACCCGAACCCGGTGATCGCCGGGCGGCGCGCCAACTGCAACATTGCGGCGTTCGGcccgccgcggcccgccgcgCAGGCGAGAG gtagaggaggaggaggaggaggagcccgggGGCCCCACATGCAGGATCAGCCGCAGCTTGGTCCGCCCTACAGGGTGCCGTCGCAGATGACCCCGCCTCACGGCGCCGCCGTGTTCTACCATCCCCAGTACGG GTACTGGTACCCACCTGATTATCCATTCCAACAG GCATTGTACAATCCTCAAGTGCTGCAACATTACTACCCTCAGATGTATGGTCCAACCTCCCCTTCAGGACCACCATACCAATACATGGGGTACATGCCCGGTGGCCCGAGTCCAAGGACTGGCTTCTCGTCGTCGATGCAGCAACCTGCACGGCCCCCATTCTTTCAGCAGCCAACGGCACAGATGGAGGGTTCTTTCCCATCGGGGTCTTCACTCCCACCTAATTTCAGACTCCAGCTGCCCCCTCATACAGTCTCAAGGGAATCTGATGATGCTTCCG GATCTCAATCAGCTCCACCAACCTCTTCTGCAGAAGCTACAAGCACAAACAACCAGGAAGCTTCAGGGCCTGTAACGTCAAATTCAGATGCAAACACATCAAACTGA
- the LOC117838599 gene encoding probable RNA-binding protein ARP1 isoform X1: MAAASSSSSGAGGSPAHAPPGGGGGGGGGSGGGAPYHNRSRFGDTTLTKVFVGGLAWETPSDGLRQHFEAYGEILEAVVITDRETGRSKGYGFVIFRHPDSAARAVQNPNPVIAGRRANCNIAAFGPPRPAAQARGRGGGGGGARGPHMQDQPQLGPPYRVPSQMTPPHGAAVFYHPQYGYWYPPDYPFQQALYNPQVLQHYYPQMYGPTSPSGPPYQYMGYMPGGPSPRTGFSSSMQQPARPPFFQQPTAQMEGSFPSGSSLPPNFRLQLPPHTVSRESDDASAGSQSAPPTSSAEATSTNNQEASGPVTSNSDANTSN; encoded by the exons ATGGCTGCGGCTTCATCGTCCTCCTCTGGCGCCGGCGGGTCCCCGGCCCACGCGcccccgggcggcggcggtggtggcggcgggggttCCGGGGGCGGGGCCCCGTACCACAACCGGTCGCGGTTCGGCGACACGACGCTGACCAAGGTGTTTGTGGGCGGCCTGGCGTGGGAGACGCCGTCCGACGGGCTGCGCCAGCACTTCGAGGCCTACGGCGAGATACTCGAGGCCGTCGTCATCACCGATCGCGAGACCGGCCGCTCCAAGGGCTACGGCTTC GTGATCTTCCGGCACCCTGACTCGGCGGCGCGGGCTGTGCAGAACCCGAACCCGGTGATCGCCGGGCGGCGCGCCAACTGCAACATTGCGGCGTTCGGcccgccgcggcccgccgcgCAGGCGAGAG gtagaggaggaggaggaggaggagcccgggGGCCCCACATGCAGGATCAGCCGCAGCTTGGTCCGCCCTACAGGGTGCCGTCGCAGATGACCCCGCCTCACGGCGCCGCCGTGTTCTACCATCCCCAGTACGG GTACTGGTACCCACCTGATTATCCATTCCAACAG GCATTGTACAATCCTCAAGTGCTGCAACATTACTACCCTCAGATGTATGGTCCAACCTCCCCTTCAGGACCACCATACCAATACATGGGGTACATGCCCGGTGGCCCGAGTCCAAGGACTGGCTTCTCGTCGTCGATGCAGCAACCTGCACGGCCCCCATTCTTTCAGCAGCCAACGGCACAGATGGAGGGTTCTTTCCCATCGGGGTCTTCACTCCCACCTAATTTCAGACTCCAGCTGCCCCCTCATACAGTCTCAAGGGAATCTGATGATGCTTCCG CAGGATCTCAATCAGCTCCACCAACCTCTTCTGCAGAAGCTACAAGCACAAACAACCAGGAAGCTTCAGGGCCTGTAACGTCAAATTCAGATGCAAACACATCAAACTGA
- the LOC117838582 gene encoding 7-deoxyloganetin glucosyltransferase isoform X2: MGSNSRPHAVFIPYPAQGHVTPLLQLAKVLHARGFFITYVNSEYNRRRLLRSRGADALAGLDDFRFEAIPDGLPPSDNDDVTQSIPALCESLSRNAAAPFGDLLARLNSAPGRPPVTCVVLDNFMSFAQRVANGMGILALVFCTMSACGFMGYLHFKELMDRGYVPLKDESYLTNGYLDTVLDWVPGMPGIRLRDIPSFIRTTDPDEFMVHFDSREAQNTHHAQGIIINTFDALEQDVVDALRRIFPRVYTIGPLVTFVKNLAAHPDAAAIGGNLWKEDANCLRWLDTQRLGSVVYVNFGSITVMTPVQLAEFAWGLASCGRPFLWVIRPDLVTGEKAVLPEEFFAETRERGLFLSWCPQEEVLSHPSTGLFLTHSGWNSTLESICAGVPMICWPFFAEQMTNCRYACTKWDIGLEIDNNVTREEVARLIKEAMDGEKGKDMNAKAAMWKENAVAATEEGGTSSVNIDRLVGFMLEGSVPTTAT; the protein is encoded by the exons ATGGGCTCCAACTCGCGCCCGCACGCGGTGTTCATCCCGTACCCGGCGCAGGGCCATGTCACGCCGCTGCTGCAGCTCGCCAAGGTGCTGCACGCCAGGGGCTTCTTCATCACCTACGTCAACTCCGAGtacaaccgccgccgcctgctccggtCCCGGGGCGCGGACGCCCTGGCGGGCCTCGACGACTTCCGGTTCGAGGCCATCCCGGACGGCCTGCCGCCGTCCGACAACGACGACGTCACGCAGAGCATCCCCGCGCTCTGCGAGTCCCTGTCCCggaacgccgccgcgccgttcgGGGACCTCCTGGCCAGGCTCAACAGCGCCccgggccggccgccggtcACCTGCGTCGTGCTGGACAACTTCATGAGCTTCGCGCAGAGGGTGGCCAACGGGATGGGCATCCTGGCGCTCGTGTTCTGTACCATGAGCGCCTGTGGCTTCATGGGGTACCTCCACTTCAAGGAGCTCATGGACAGAGGCTACGTGCCACTCAAAG ATGAGAGCTACCTGACCAACGGGTACCTGGACACGGTGCTGGACTGGGTGCCCGGGATGCCGGGCATCCGTCTGCGAGACATCCCTAGCTTCATCCGCACGACGGACCCGGACGAGTTCATGGTCCACTTCGACAGCAGAGAGGCGCAGAACACCCACCACGCGCAGGGGATCATCATCAACACGTTCGACGCGTTGGAGCAGGACGTCGTGGACGCGCTGCGCCGCATCTTCCCGCGCGTGTACACCATCGGCCCGCTCGTCACGTTCGTCAAGAACTTGGCCGCccaccccgacgccgccgcgatCGGCGGCAACCTCTGGAAGGAGGACGCGAACTGCCTCCGCTGGCTGGACACCCAGCGGCTGGGATCCGTCGTGTACGTCAACTTCGGCAGCATCACGGTCATGACGCCGGTCCAGCTCGCCGAGTTCGCGTGGGGTCTGGCGAGCTGCGGCCGGCCGTTCCTGTGGGTGATCCGGCCGGACCTCGTCACCGGCGAGAAGGCCGTGCTGCCGGAAGAGTTCTTCGCTGAGACGAGAGAGAGGGGGCTCTTCCTGAGCTGGTGCCCGCAGGAAGAGGTCCTGTCGCACCCGTCGACCGGGCTGTTCCTGACGCACTCAGGGTGGAACTCGACGCTGGAGAGCATATGCGCCGGCGTGCCGATGATCTGCTGGCCCTTCTTCGCCGAGCAGATGACCAACTGCCGATACGCCTGCACCAAGTGGGACATCGGGCTGGAGATTGACAACAATGTCacgagggaggaggtggcgcggctCATAAAAGAAGCCATGGATGGCGAGAAAGGCAAAGACATGAACGCGAAAGCAGCTATGTGGAAGGAGAATGCCGTGGCGGCAACGGAGGAAGGCGGGACCTCCAGCGTTAACATTGACCGTTTGGTCGGATTCATGCTTGAAGGAAGTGTTCCTACAACTGCAACCTGA
- the LOC117838582 gene encoding 7-deoxyloganetin glucosyltransferase isoform X1, translating into MGSNSRPHAVFIPYPAQGHVTPLLQLAKVLHARGFFITYVNSEYNRRRLLRSRGADALAGLDDFRFEAIPDGLPPSDNDDVTQSIPALCESLSRNAAAPFGDLLARLNSAPGRPPVTCVVLDNFMSFAQRVANGMGILALVFCTMSACGFMGYLHFKELMDRGYVPLKVVAVTVRTHVCAAHVADESYLTNGYLDTVLDWVPGMPGIRLRDIPSFIRTTDPDEFMVHFDSREAQNTHHAQGIIINTFDALEQDVVDALRRIFPRVYTIGPLVTFVKNLAAHPDAAAIGGNLWKEDANCLRWLDTQRLGSVVYVNFGSITVMTPVQLAEFAWGLASCGRPFLWVIRPDLVTGEKAVLPEEFFAETRERGLFLSWCPQEEVLSHPSTGLFLTHSGWNSTLESICAGVPMICWPFFAEQMTNCRYACTKWDIGLEIDNNVTREEVARLIKEAMDGEKGKDMNAKAAMWKENAVAATEEGGTSSVNIDRLVGFMLEGSVPTTAT; encoded by the exons ATGGGCTCCAACTCGCGCCCGCACGCGGTGTTCATCCCGTACCCGGCGCAGGGCCATGTCACGCCGCTGCTGCAGCTCGCCAAGGTGCTGCACGCCAGGGGCTTCTTCATCACCTACGTCAACTCCGAGtacaaccgccgccgcctgctccggtCCCGGGGCGCGGACGCCCTGGCGGGCCTCGACGACTTCCGGTTCGAGGCCATCCCGGACGGCCTGCCGCCGTCCGACAACGACGACGTCACGCAGAGCATCCCCGCGCTCTGCGAGTCCCTGTCCCggaacgccgccgcgccgttcgGGGACCTCCTGGCCAGGCTCAACAGCGCCccgggccggccgccggtcACCTGCGTCGTGCTGGACAACTTCATGAGCTTCGCGCAGAGGGTGGCCAACGGGATGGGCATCCTGGCGCTCGTGTTCTGTACCATGAGCGCCTGTGGCTTCATGGGGTACCTCCACTTCAAGGAGCTCATGGACAGAGGCTACGTGCCACTCAAAG TTGTAGCTGTAACAGTTCGCACACATGTTTGTGCTGCGCATGTCGCAGATGAGAGCTACCTGACCAACGGGTACCTGGACACGGTGCTGGACTGGGTGCCCGGGATGCCGGGCATCCGTCTGCGAGACATCCCTAGCTTCATCCGCACGACGGACCCGGACGAGTTCATGGTCCACTTCGACAGCAGAGAGGCGCAGAACACCCACCACGCGCAGGGGATCATCATCAACACGTTCGACGCGTTGGAGCAGGACGTCGTGGACGCGCTGCGCCGCATCTTCCCGCGCGTGTACACCATCGGCCCGCTCGTCACGTTCGTCAAGAACTTGGCCGCccaccccgacgccgccgcgatCGGCGGCAACCTCTGGAAGGAGGACGCGAACTGCCTCCGCTGGCTGGACACCCAGCGGCTGGGATCCGTCGTGTACGTCAACTTCGGCAGCATCACGGTCATGACGCCGGTCCAGCTCGCCGAGTTCGCGTGGGGTCTGGCGAGCTGCGGCCGGCCGTTCCTGTGGGTGATCCGGCCGGACCTCGTCACCGGCGAGAAGGCCGTGCTGCCGGAAGAGTTCTTCGCTGAGACGAGAGAGAGGGGGCTCTTCCTGAGCTGGTGCCCGCAGGAAGAGGTCCTGTCGCACCCGTCGACCGGGCTGTTCCTGACGCACTCAGGGTGGAACTCGACGCTGGAGAGCATATGCGCCGGCGTGCCGATGATCTGCTGGCCCTTCTTCGCCGAGCAGATGACCAACTGCCGATACGCCTGCACCAAGTGGGACATCGGGCTGGAGATTGACAACAATGTCacgagggaggaggtggcgcggctCATAAAAGAAGCCATGGATGGCGAGAAAGGCAAAGACATGAACGCGAAAGCAGCTATGTGGAAGGAGAATGCCGTGGCGGCAACGGAGGAAGGCGGGACCTCCAGCGTTAACATTGACCGTTTGGTCGGATTCATGCTTGAAGGAAGTGTTCCTACAACTGCAACCTGA